In Mangifera indica cultivar Alphonso chromosome 14, CATAS_Mindica_2.1, whole genome shotgun sequence, the DNA window CTTTCTGCATGCTTTATCTCTTATAGTTGTTCAAGtgttagttaaaaaaaaaatgtcatagcTTGGGATTGGAGAGTCCAAAAACCAAATAAACTCTACACCGCAACCCTAGCAATCATGCGGTTTGGTTGTGTGTTAGTTAGCTAGCTCCTTGCTAACCCTCTTGGCAAATGCTATAATATTTAGAGATGTGATGGTGAATttgatatcaaataatattaatcttagaaaaactaaattttaaaagaataaaatcagagagaaaaaatatatatcttatattaaaaacttatattttcctaTGCAGAATACAAGTCACACATTTTACTCTTAGAACCCTAACAATCacatatgtttatatattattatgaacGACTTTCGTTATATGCTCTACGCTTACCAACTTCGAAATTTAACATGAAATTATTACAGGAGAATCACTCTCTACCCATCTGGGGACAAACTTAACGATGGTGAAGGTCATATCTCTATTTACTTGGAATTAATGGTCACAGATTCTTTCTCTTTTGGGTGGGAAGTGGACGTGGTTTTCAACTTCTTTATAATGAATCAGCTTCAAAATAAGTATGTTGTTGTACAAGGTAAGTCCTCAATTAGCATGCAATTAATGGAGAACAATTTTCAATACGACAgatgcaaaattttatatatatatgatcgaCTTTACATGTTTGTGATGCAGATTGGATTGAAAAACGTTACCATTCTATGAAGACTGAATGGGGAAACCCTAAATTTCTAGACTTGGAAACATTTCACAACCCTTTAAAAGGATACCTTGTTAATGACACTTGTGTATTAGGTGCTGAGGTTTTTGTTGTCAGAAGCAGTTTTAAAGGGGAGTGCTTATCCATGGTGAAGGAACCTGCTACTTGTTTCCATAGTTGGAAAGTTAATAGCTTTTCCACTTTAGCTGATTCAAATTGTGTCTCCCAGTCATTTGGAAGCCCAAAATGGTGTTAAAAACTCCTCCTGACagctcattttcttcttttgctaTACAGATTCAACGAAACTATGTGCACGAGTtttgaatactcaattaaattctTAGAAAGTGTGtcattatccaattatatatgacatatcatttaGAGATATTCAAAACTAGGTGCATATAACATTTCTATACAAATTACTCATTAAGTTTGTGGGTTAATGTTTCATAGGTATCTTAGTCTTCAACCTTATGGAGTTGCAGAAGCCAAGGGAAGCCACATTTCACTCTTTATAGAAGTGTCAAACATTCCTCCGAATACTAAGTTGTTTGTGAATTTCATTCTACGCCTCAAAGATCAAGATCAGTGGAAAAGAAAAGACGTTTTCCATCAATGTAAGTTTAAGCATTATAGATTACGGTTTCATGATAAAATCATTCTTTCTTCTCATACTAAAAAACTCTCCTAACTTATGAGATGAATCTCTAAACCCCGAAGCCTAAACTCTTATGATGAAccgtttcttttttaatttacttacaGATAACAGGGTCTTTTCTTCCTCTTGGAGGTCGTGGggtaaaagaaattttatgtcGTTGGCTACATTGAAGGATCCGAAACTGAGTTACTTGGTGAATGACACCTGCATCATTGAAGCAGAAGTTACTTTGCTTGggttgataaattaattaaaagtctTCATTCTGATGAAACATGgtgaaattctttcaaaaacaaTTGATATGTATGGCTGTGCTCAATTTAAACTAATACAAATTTCTATGTTATAATCCTGAATCTTAACAATTTTCTAGGTTAATTATGTTTGCgattttaaaactttgagattTTACCTCATGATGGATGCTACAATCATGTTTTGTATACAAAATaagaaatgataaatatcataaaatatattaaattaatatgatataatagatatattatatggtatgatatgatacataccCTACGATACATattgatacatatttttagaggaaatgatgatataaaatgggtgtatataagaaattttaaatttttaggagtgtttgaatattttctaaaataatgacgtattcattagaatttttaattttatattttaaaaggtGTATCCTCTAATATGATATACGATacgaaaaattagatttttaatatatgatatgaaaCGCGATATGATTATCATGTttgcaatataaaaaattgcataacaaggagaaattgattaaaaaaaaagttgaaggaAAAACTAGGGTGGATTATGAGCTCATGTTCAGGTTAATTTTAAGATACAAGTTTAATGAATTTTTCTCAAatcagtttaagtttgattcagtATTGTAGCATaatcaaaatctattaaaacaacataattttcatatataatagtaaaaatgatgttatttcaGCTAAATAGAAACAAACTTTTTCAGACTCACAAACTTGGTGAGTTTAATACTCCCAAACTTGACTTGGA includes these proteins:
- the LOC123196148 gene encoding uncharacterized protein LOC123196148, with amino-acid sequence MDIQKSIESNILRGRDAPPSHYLFKIESFSLLDRAPLRKYTSDYFEAGGYRWRITLYPSGDKLNDGEGHISIYLELMVTDSFSFGWEVDVVFNFFIMNQLQNKYVVVQDWIEKRYHSMKTEWGNPKFLDLETFHNPLKGYLVNDTCVLGAEVFVVRSSFKGECLSMVKEPATCFHSWKVNSFSTLADSNCVSQSFGSPKWYLSLQPYGVAEAKGSHISLFIEVSNIPPNTKLFVNFILRLKDQDQWKRKDVFHQYNRVFSSSWRSWGKRNFMSLATLKDPKLSYLVNDTCIIEAEVTLLGLIN